The DNA sequence TATTAGACTTCATAATACTATTTAAATTCTTATTTGTTCCAACAATGAGATCTTTCCTATCTTACAGATAACTGATAGATTATCACTATTTGTATATCTTACAGATATCTGATAATTTAtcactatctttcctatcttacagATAACTGATAGATTATCACTATTTGTGTATCTTGCAGATTCATTTGTGTGCCAACTACTGTATCCATTTTATTGCTGAAACAGGGAGAAGTTTTTTTAtggttgcttctcttgatatattTAAGCATGGATGCCTGACATATTTTAACTAGGTTCAAGAATTTTATTAATAGATTTTGTTTTCAATTTTTGTCTGTTCTTCAGAGTGCTGGATGTTTGTAGCTTATTTAAATACTTCTGTTTTCTTTTAACAACCGCTTCTTTCTTCTTTCATCTTTTAGATTTTGAAATGTCTGATGCGCAATTAGAACATGCACTGACCGTTGAACGCCTTTCGCCAAGATTGATTGCTTTAAGAATTGAACTTTGTCCAACCCACATGAGCGAAGGGTACTTTTGGAAAACCTATTTTGTGCTTTTGCATCCTAGACTCAATAAGCATGATGCCGAACTTCTCTCAACACCCCAGGTAGGTTGCTTATTCTTAACAAGATATTCTCTGGTATCTGAAATGCTTTGACTAATTTCTCTTTAGATATGACATATTGCTTGAAATTTCTTAATGAGAAAGCACCTTGACATATAAACTTCACTGGAAATGAGAAAATGGACTGTTCTGAAAGAAGTTTTAAAAGTCATTAATTTGGTGGAAAATCAATACTTACAATCATATAACATGGTGATGGCTATATAGACTTGGTTATAAATCTTAATAAAGGGTAGCACCATTATGTGCGGTTAACTGTTTTGGGTGAAGTAACAAGCTTTTAGTACTTGAGCTTCACATTCTATGCTTAAGCTGATGGACATTAGGAAATGATGGCTACAGTAATAATGCTGGTGATATTGAAAAAGACCATGTGATCAAGGGGCTTGATGAAAGCCTAGTGGACAtggcaaataaaaaggaagaagagaaaaagggtaaaaaaaagttaatttttagCTGACTCAGATAACCAGTTCAGATATGATTTGATGGTCAGCTTTAGACTTAGCCATGGTGATATCTTTGGTTTTCAGCCACCCAGTGTTATAGAACTAAGATCATTTCCGAATTTCTAACAGCCAACTCGAGCTTATTTTCTTTGTCTCTTAGAATTTTAATCTTTAATATTGATCTAATTACTTTTAGAAATGTTTTGATAAAACAAATTCACATATTCCAGAAAATCTGGATGCATTTCTTTCAATTCAAAATTGTCCTGTGTCACTTATTGACATGCTTCCAACATATCATATAAGAAGATGCTATATGCTTCTGATTAGAATATAGCATATGATAGGTTTTTCTGATAGGATGAAAGGCAAGAAAATTGATTCCAAGTGGTCTAGTATACTTTTATTTTAATTGGCATCTCAAAACATAGTATCTAGTGTTTTCAATGTCATGCATACCGTAAATTAAGATAACTGATAAGAGGAGtcttcattttttaaaattttggatcTCATAAAATCTTATCTGAAACACATCTAGATCTCTGTATCTAAAGGCACatctaaaatcttttttttcattcttttaaAAAATGGCTCATTTGAAGATTATCCATATCTGCAGGTCGTGGAAGCCAGAGCCTTGTTGCTACAGAAACTGCAGAATCAGAATAAATCAGATTCACAGAGGCTAGTTGATGTCTACAGGAAGTCGGAGGAAACCTCATTTCCACCTTTAAAGCAGGTCACAGCATCGACAGATGCTTATGAAACCTCATCAACTGAGAGTCAGCAAATCATTTACACTGAGAAgtacccagttcaagtagcacatatagaattcattgacaaatccaTTGTCGAAGAAGGGCCACCAACATCACGCCTTGTGGAACTCAGCATTGTGTCTAACGCATCCATCGAAAGgtcggatgatgatgatgatgacgactggCTGAAAGATGAAACAGGAGATATTGATTGTTCAGGGAGTCTCACCATTGCTATGTACAACGAGGACGTGTCTTTTAGTGATCTTGAGGAAGATGAACCTGATGCACCTAAAGCTCTGAAATGATTGTTCAGATGATCCCATAGTTTTGACGTCACATGTATGGTATTGTTTTCTTCAGATTATGAACTGCTGCTTATCGAATGGGAAACACCTTTGTGTATTATTCTTTTTCATTGGTAACTTGCTGTCTTGTATATATTGCCCACTGTTTAGATTGTTTTATTTGTAGATTCTGAATACCTCTCATCCTGTTTCGTTAGATGTGCTTTGTTATTAGAAGCAAAAGATTCTCTTGTGCCCTGTACATGCTTATGTTGTGATCAACCTGACTCAATTTCTATATGTAGTGCATCGTACAATGCAATCCTAACCTCTGGTTGTCGCTCTCCTTTCACAATTGAAGTCATCCGATATCATCAActgaaacgttaaaattatttttattttttattttatatttttattaataaaatcgaataaataaaatatagttagaaatttaaatttcataattttaaaaaaattaatataattttttaaatctaaaaaatcgAAATGCTAAGGAGGTCCATCAAACATACTTTGCCATTTTATTACAAGAGGTGATTGACGGTCCTTAGTGTGTCCACTATCCACAAGTTAGTAACTCACAACTTTGTAATTTCAACTGAAACTTAGATTGATTCACTCATCATGTCGAATAACGTTATCAGTCAAGCTCCACTGCGATCCTTTAAAATCTGTGCAGTGCTGATAGTTTTCATGGCTTATATTTGTGCTTAGAAAATACTTTCGTTTTTCATTACTAAATTGTCTCAAGTAAATAACAGAGAGCGAGGCGCGTTCACAGAGGTTCCGGGTGCAGCAGCTTTTGCCACGTGTGTAAGTTCATAGCCGTTAAGTAACCCCTTTCCGTTACTGGAAAGATTTGCTGTGTGTCTTCGTCTCCACCACCACAAAGCTGACAGCGGGCCGCGTGTGGTGCTCTCCGAATTAgggcttctccttctcctccactTCATCCTCGAGGTGATCAGTTATGGCGATCCTCTCGCCCCGATCGCTCGCGTTGTCTCTGCCTCGCTTATCGCCCCGCTCCTCGCCGCCGTTGCGGAAGCCCTCCGTCTCTTTGACCGATCTCT is a window from the Musa acuminata AAA Group cultivar baxijiao chromosome BXJ2-1, Cavendish_Baxijiao_AAA, whole genome shotgun sequence genome containing:
- the LOC103986013 gene encoding uncharacterized protein LOC103986013, encoding MSWLARSLADSLIPDHRSDSGADEIAARAATAESRPLGSDDGSGEEEVDPSRGVKEDLSELSKTLARQFWGVASFLAPPSQSSDGDSGRRHDPPPPSDNGQAEASDSAAMTGIRYDFAEIGGRFRSGFSKISGNMGVSEISKIASNFLPLQAEEEDEEEEQEEEEDDDSFSGGAIGITEEVMAFVRNISMHPETWLDFPLLSDDEDSDDFEMSDAQLEHALTVERLSPRLIALRIELCPTHMSEGYFWKTYFVLLHPRLNKHDAELLSTPQVVEARALLLQKLQNQNKSDSQRLVDVYRKSEETSFPPLKQVTASTDAYETSSTESQQIIYTEKYPVQVAHIEFIDKSIVEEGPPTSRLVELSIVSNASIERSDDDDDDDWLKDETGDIDCSGSLTIAMYNEDVSFSDLEEDEPDAPKALK